The Phyllopteryx taeniolatus isolate TA_2022b chromosome 9, UOR_Ptae_1.2, whole genome shotgun sequence genome contains a region encoding:
- the camk2n1 gene encoding calcium/calmodulin-dependent protein kinase II inhibitor 2-like, translating into MSEVLPFNEEKMSRYGNEGDEGHLSFTCRLQDTNNFFNGSQNKRPPKLGQIGRSKRVVIEDEAGNDVALKNETEKTPADA; encoded by the exons ATGTCGGAAGTGTTGCCTTTCAACGAAGAGAAAATGAGTCGTTATGGAAATGAGGGCGACGAGGGACACCTTTCCTTCACCTGTCGCCTTCAAGACACCAACAACTTCTTCAATGGCTCGCAGAATAAACGTCCGCCCAAACTGGGACAAATAGGCCGGAGCAAACGgg TTGTGATTGAGGATGAGGCTGGAAATGACGTTGCACTGAAAAACGAAACAGAGAAGACCCCGGCGGACGCTTAG